Proteins from a genomic interval of uncultured Desulfuromusa sp.:
- a CDS encoding ABC transporter permease, whose amino-acid sequence MTSKGLFRMRMRGFIRKEIFQIQRDPSSILLALVMPVMLLFLFGYGVSLNPTQIPVALVVADQTPMARDLAARFELSPYFKTVYVRSPQEAETLMQEGEVAGFVNLQNNLSASLYHGNDSSVQMIVNGIDANHAQLIQGYVAGALQKWSEIRQARGEQGATSGAVVRSQLRFNEAGESRNYIVPGLIAVIMTLIGTLLTALVIAREWERGTMEAILVTPLRVGELLLGKILPYFGLGMLGMLLSVVGGVWIFNVPFRGSLFLLVLLSAIFLFASMGFGLAISAAVRVQFVAAQIAVIAGFLPAFFLSGLLFDLDSTPAFIQLISHAVAARYFVEISHTLFLAGNIGSVLWPAGLALTLMAILFLGVARRKLSKRLE is encoded by the coding sequence ATGACTTCTAAAGGACTTTTCCGGATGCGGATGAGGGGTTTTATCCGTAAAGAAATTTTCCAGATTCAGCGTGATCCGAGTAGCATTCTGTTGGCGCTGGTCATGCCTGTCATGCTGCTTTTTCTGTTTGGTTACGGCGTCTCTCTGAATCCAACCCAGATTCCCGTTGCTCTTGTCGTGGCAGATCAAACTCCAATGGCCCGAGATCTGGCTGCTCGTTTTGAGCTGTCTCCCTACTTTAAGACGGTATATGTCCGCTCCCCGCAAGAGGCTGAGACGTTGATGCAGGAAGGGGAGGTTGCTGGGTTTGTGAATTTACAGAACAATCTCAGTGCCAGCCTCTATCATGGAAATGATTCTTCTGTGCAGATGATTGTGAATGGAATCGACGCAAATCACGCCCAACTCATTCAGGGGTATGTGGCCGGAGCTCTGCAGAAATGGAGTGAAATTCGACAGGCCCGAGGCGAACAGGGGGCAACGTCAGGGGCCGTCGTGCGTTCGCAATTACGTTTCAACGAAGCGGGAGAAAGCCGAAATTATATTGTCCCCGGTCTTATTGCCGTGATCATGACTCTGATTGGGACTCTGCTCACTGCGCTGGTGATTGCGCGGGAATGGGAACGCGGGACCATGGAGGCAATTCTGGTGACTCCTCTACGCGTCGGAGAATTGTTACTTGGTAAAATTCTGCCCTACTTTGGGCTCGGGATGCTGGGGATGCTGTTGTCTGTTGTCGGAGGGGTGTGGATATTTAATGTCCCCTTCCGTGGATCTTTGTTTTTACTGGTTTTACTCAGTGCGATTTTCCTGTTTGCATCAATGGGTTTTGGTCTGGCGATCTCAGCAGCCGTTCGGGTTCAGTTTGTCGCGGCTCAGATCGCCGTCATTGCCGGTTTTTTGCCGGCGTTTTTTCTCTCCGGACTCCTTTTTGACCTCGACAGTACTCCAGCGTTTATTCAACTCATCAGCCACGCAGTTGCAGCGCGTTATTTTGTTGAGATCAGTCATACGCTGTTTCTGGCGGGCAATATCGGTTCGGTGCTGTGGCCGGCGGGTTTGGCCCTGACTCTCATGGCGATTCTGTTTCTGGGAGTGGCACGAAGAAAATTGAGCAAACGATTGGAATAA
- a CDS encoding ABC transporter permease, with amino-acid sequence MRILRRIFALIIKEFRTILSDPKSRVVVIGPPLIQFFVFGYAATFDVNHVRYAVLDQAHTVESRQLLAKFSGSDGFRLVETLTAVNEIDPAIDSQKVRMVLYIPSDFSRKLAAGEAAPVQVIVDGRNSNVALVALDYANSIVARFNREQNVFPPDDGDFSARLDLQERAWFNANLLSRWYIVAPLGGTISMVVVMILTSLSVAREREFGTFDQLLVSPFTPGEILVAKSVPGIVFGILDSLLLAAASVGWYGVPFRGSIVALILIIALFMVSIVGVGLLISSISTTMQQALLGSFVFIMPAVILSGFTTPVENMPHWLQLGTLANPLRYVVRALRQIFLEGAGTLDIWPEVWPLVIIAAISLPPAAWLFRHRID; translated from the coding sequence ATGAGAATTCTAAGACGAATATTTGCTCTCATTATCAAAGAATTCCGAACAATTCTGAGTGATCCTAAAAGTCGCGTGGTTGTTATCGGGCCCCCGCTGATTCAATTTTTTGTTTTCGGTTATGCCGCAACCTTCGATGTCAACCATGTGCGTTATGCGGTCCTTGATCAGGCGCATACGGTCGAGTCGCGCCAACTGTTGGCCAAATTTTCAGGCTCTGACGGTTTTCGACTGGTGGAGACCTTGACAGCGGTCAATGAAATCGATCCCGCCATAGACTCTCAAAAGGTGCGGATGGTTCTTTATATCCCTTCAGATTTCAGCAGAAAACTGGCGGCAGGGGAGGCTGCTCCTGTTCAGGTGATCGTTGATGGCCGTAATTCCAATGTCGCTTTAGTTGCGCTGGATTATGCCAACAGCATTGTTGCCCGCTTCAATCGGGAGCAGAATGTTTTTCCACCGGACGACGGGGACTTTTCAGCTCGCCTGGATTTACAGGAGCGCGCCTGGTTCAATGCCAATCTTTTGAGCCGCTGGTACATCGTTGCACCCCTTGGGGGAACAATCAGTATGGTCGTGGTTATGATTCTCACCAGCTTGTCGGTTGCCCGGGAAAGAGAATTCGGCACTTTTGATCAATTGTTGGTCTCACCTTTTACTCCCGGTGAGATCCTGGTTGCCAAATCGGTGCCGGGGATTGTCTTCGGAATTCTCGATTCACTGTTACTTGCGGCAGCCAGCGTTGGTTGGTATGGGGTTCCGTTTCGTGGGAGTATTGTTGCGCTGATCCTGATCATAGCGCTGTTCATGGTGTCAATTGTTGGCGTCGGTTTGTTGATTTCCTCCATTTCCACCACGATGCAGCAGGCTTTGCTGGGATCATTTGTTTTTATCATGCCTGCCGTCATTCTTTCCGGGTTTACCACTCCTGTTGAAAATATGCCTCATTGGTTGCAACTGGGCACTCTGGCAAATCCATTGCGCTATGTTGTCAGGGCTTTGCGACAAATCTTTCTTGAAGGCGCTGGAACGTTAGATATCTGGCCTGAAGTGTGGCCGCTTGTCATTATTGCCGCCATATCTCTGCCACCTGCTGCATGGTTGTTTCGCCACCGTATTGACTGA
- a CDS encoding TAXI family TRAP transporter solute-binding subunit codes for MTRLMGVFTLAALLACSSFVHAETRVTYKSAKTSSSYYQMAVQIAEAIKLGTKGEIIATVEESQGSVQNVKEVMVRTGNYVFTTPPALIRLAQQSKGKFASDNPAKYMNVRSLFPIPSLTMHFVVRADSGIKTFEELDGKRMLIGKGSFGAREAAKYFTLFGLDGKVKLANAELGSAVQALKNRQIDGFATSGSYPAPNVVEAAAGIGVNLISLSSEQINLTKRTELLIPAGTYPGVDYPVTTTSLPVVAYATTDMTDEIAYQLTKAFWQQKEKMAQNNAWWGGVSTAMLANVYGKLHPGALRYYQEMGVEIPAALR; via the coding sequence ATGACCAGATTAATGGGTGTGTTTACTCTTGCTGCGCTGCTCGCTTGCAGCTCATTTGTTCACGCAGAAACGCGGGTTACGTATAAATCGGCCAAGACCAGCTCATCCTATTACCAGATGGCGGTCCAGATTGCTGAAGCGATCAAGTTAGGAACAAAAGGTGAGATTATTGCGACCGTTGAAGAAAGTCAGGGGTCGGTTCAGAATGTCAAAGAGGTTATGGTGCGTACCGGAAACTATGTTTTTACAACCCCTCCGGCGTTGATCAGACTGGCTCAACAAAGCAAGGGGAAATTTGCATCAGACAACCCTGCCAAGTATATGAATGTGCGCTCTCTGTTTCCGATTCCTTCTTTGACCATGCATTTTGTTGTGCGGGCGGACAGCGGAATCAAAACATTTGAGGAGCTGGACGGCAAGAGGATGTTAATCGGCAAAGGGTCATTCGGTGCCAGAGAAGCGGCTAAATATTTCACTCTCTTTGGCCTGGATGGCAAGGTTAAATTGGCTAATGCTGAATTAGGAAGTGCTGTTCAAGCTTTAAAAAATCGCCAGATTGATGGTTTTGCAACTTCAGGATCATACCCGGCGCCCAATGTTGTTGAAGCGGCCGCTGGAATTGGCGTCAATCTGATCTCCCTTTCTTCTGAGCAGATCAATCTGACCAAGCGGACAGAGTTATTGATTCCGGCAGGAACCTACCCCGGTGTTGATTACCCGGTTACGACGACGTCATTGCCGGTCGTCGCTTATGCCACCACCGATATGACTGATGAGATTGCCTATCAGTTGACCAAAGCTTTTTGGCAACAAAAAGAGAAGATGGCTCAAAACAATGCGTGGTGGGGTGGTGTTTCCACGGCTATGCTTGCTAACGTTTATGGAAAACTGCATCCTGGCGCGTTACGTTATTATCAGGAAATGGGCGTAGAGATTCCTGCTGCATTGCGCTAA
- a CDS encoding TRAP transporter fused permease subunit has product MTDTTSAVPKRWLWFALGGISICFHLYLVFSGMVPHMISRPIHLALAAPWTLIFVAKNTRARWVGGFLTAAAIACCGYIILHEERLSDQYGALQGPLQLVIAVTLLLVVLEMARRSISWPLPSVALLALTYGLLGKFIPGEFGYPGLPVRSFLGTLTIAEGGLWGQLTGVSVSIVSIFVIMGAVLNAGEAGQGFMNLATSVAGRLKGGAAKVSVLSSALFGSISGSASANVASTGAITLPAMVKLGYPRSLAGAVEAVASSGGQIMPPLMGAGAFVMVELTGVPYNDIMGAALLPAILYFMTVWAGINAFSLRYDLKGVAQENLPNRRVVFTTAMFFVVPFAILLERMFIGGYTPQYAACVAILAAFLLLFVDVNFNFSLSRSWQRLQDVAINSGKQISTIAAIIICASIVIGVLGQTGLGVKITSLILSGAGHSLWPALLLTGIACMVLGMEVPTTAAYVICVSVAGPALQELGLDPLVAHLFVFWFALLSTITPPVCGAVFIAAGMVDENWLKIAGSAMALGIGLYLIPLGMVANPSLVKLFDTPFPAFIVFVKMGVSLAALSFGLISPKPLVVRIALFAVGLVGIFI; this is encoded by the coding sequence ATGACAGATACAACTTCGGCTGTACCAAAACGGTGGTTATGGTTTGCCCTCGGCGGGATTTCAATTTGTTTTCATCTTTATCTGGTTTTTAGCGGTATGGTTCCACATATGATCAGCAGGCCTATTCATTTGGCTCTGGCTGCTCCCTGGACTTTGATCTTTGTGGCAAAAAACACTCGAGCGCGTTGGGTTGGTGGCTTTTTGACTGCGGCTGCAATCGCTTGCTGTGGTTATATTATCCTGCATGAAGAACGACTTTCTGATCAATACGGTGCGCTTCAGGGGCCTCTCCAGCTGGTTATCGCTGTGACCTTGCTTCTGGTTGTGCTGGAGATGGCAAGACGCAGTATCAGCTGGCCGCTGCCTTCCGTTGCTCTGTTGGCCTTGACTTACGGATTGTTAGGAAAATTTATCCCGGGTGAATTTGGTTATCCCGGCTTGCCGGTCAGAAGTTTTCTGGGGACCCTGACGATTGCAGAGGGAGGATTGTGGGGCCAGCTTACAGGTGTTTCGGTTTCAATTGTCTCCATCTTTGTCATCATGGGGGCGGTGCTCAATGCCGGTGAGGCAGGGCAGGGGTTTATGAACCTTGCAACCTCTGTCGCTGGTCGGCTCAAGGGGGGAGCTGCGAAGGTTTCGGTGTTGTCATCAGCTCTGTTTGGTTCTATTTCCGGTTCGGCATCAGCGAATGTTGCCTCAACAGGGGCCATCACGTTGCCTGCCATGGTTAAGCTCGGTTATCCCAGATCACTTGCCGGAGCCGTCGAAGCCGTCGCGTCTTCCGGGGGGCAGATTATGCCCCCGCTGATGGGAGCAGGTGCTTTTGTGATGGTCGAGCTCACCGGAGTTCCTTACAACGATATTATGGGGGCGGCTCTTCTTCCCGCCATCCTCTATTTTATGACGGTGTGGGCCGGTATCAACGCTTTTTCTCTACGATATGACCTGAAAGGAGTAGCTCAAGAGAATCTTCCCAATCGAAGAGTGGTTTTTACCACGGCAATGTTTTTTGTTGTTCCCTTTGCCATTCTTCTGGAGCGCATGTTTATCGGCGGTTACACTCCGCAGTATGCGGCTTGTGTTGCCATTCTTGCCGCTTTTTTGCTCCTGTTTGTCGATGTCAATTTCAACTTTTCCCTGTCCCGGTCATGGCAGCGACTGCAAGATGTTGCTATCAACAGTGGTAAACAGATTTCGACTATTGCGGCTATTATTATCTGTGCCAGCATCGTTATTGGGGTTCTGGGACAGACGGGTCTCGGCGTTAAAATTACTTCCTTGATTTTATCTGGTGCCGGACATTCGCTCTGGCCTGCGCTGCTTCTTACGGGGATTGCGTGCATGGTTCTGGGGATGGAAGTGCCGACAACTGCGGCTTATGTGATCTGTGTCTCAGTTGCCGGGCCAGCTTTGCAGGAACTGGGATTGGATCCTCTGGTTGCGCATCTTTTTGTTTTCTGGTTCGCTCTGCTGTCAACCATTACTCCTCCAGTGTGTGGAGCCGTTTTTATTGCCGCGGGGATGGTCGATGAAAATTGGCTTAAAATCGCTGGCAGTGCTATGGCTTTGGGTATAGGATTGTATTTGATCCCCTTGGGCATGGTCGCTAATCCGTCTTTGGTCAAACTGTTTGATACCCCTTTTCCTGCATTCATTGTTTTTGTGAAGATGGGGGTAAGTCTTGCGGCGTTATCATTTGGTCTTATTTCTCCTAAGCCTTTGGTCGTCCGTATCGCTTTGTTCGCGGTTGGTCTTGTTGGAATCTTTATTTAA
- a CDS encoding PAS domain S-box protein, whose translation MIEALNGESREFFQAIVNHSEEGISLADIHGKYVFVNDSFCSMTGYDSSELIKMHVRDLVPPHVEITLFPKIVNGQSGTREVELLKKDGSLFWSEIKACPVIIKGQDFILGTVRNITERKENDIKLGESEEKFRIAFKTSPDAVNLNRLSDGVYIDINESFTRLMGYRIEEIIGKSSLELNIWKNKKDRDELVRQLSNAGFVENLKAKFIAKDGTIKTGLMSARIVEISGEKLILSITRDLTELKQAEEILALMGFAMDHISEAVYLVDKTGRLKYVNDESCRALGYAREELIGMSAPKIKPEFPEEQWSGHWQELEEKRSFKFRTLHRRKNGKTFPVEITANYFEYDNIGYNLALARDITEIVRIERERTKLEEQMVQTQKLESLGVLAGGIAHDFNNLLAAIMGHAELTKRRLPPESAAIENLQQIEQAAERAADLAKQMLAYSGKGKFVIEALNVNSLLEEMLHMLQVSISKNVVLRLNPYPSLPTINADATQIRQIVMNLVINASEAIGGKSGIISISTGCMDCDEQYLKNVWLEENLSNGLYVYLEVADTGCGMSKTTLSKLFDPFFTTKFTGRGLGMSAVLGIVRGHKGALKVYSELGKGTTFKVLLPADNKPVHIFNGDSLVDPWVGSGKVLLVDDEETVRGIGVEMLKELGFNPLTANDGKDALEVFKKNAEISLVILDLTMPRMGGEECFRELKRLKPDIRVIVSSGYNEYEVSQKFIGKGISGFVQKPYKFSVLQEAIKKLSS comes from the coding sequence GTGATTGAAGCTTTAAATGGAGAAAGTCGGGAGTTTTTCCAGGCGATCGTCAATCATTCTGAAGAAGGTATTTCCCTTGCAGATATTCATGGGAAATATGTCTTTGTTAATGATTCTTTTTGTTCAATGACCGGCTATGACAGCTCAGAATTAATAAAGATGCATGTCCGAGACCTGGTGCCGCCTCATGTTGAAATAACTTTATTTCCTAAAATCGTCAATGGTCAATCAGGAACCAGAGAAGTGGAGTTGCTTAAGAAGGATGGCTCGCTGTTCTGGTCTGAAATCAAAGCCTGCCCTGTAATAATAAAGGGTCAAGATTTCATTCTTGGCACTGTGCGCAATATTACAGAGCGCAAAGAAAACGATATCAAACTTGGTGAAAGTGAAGAAAAATTCAGGATTGCCTTTAAGACCAGCCCGGATGCAGTTAATCTCAATCGGCTGAGTGATGGTGTTTATATCGATATCAATGAGAGCTTTACCAGGCTCATGGGATATAGAATAGAGGAAATCATTGGCAAATCCTCCCTTGAACTGAATATCTGGAAAAACAAAAAAGATAGAGATGAGCTTGTCAGGCAGCTTTCTAACGCCGGCTTTGTAGAAAATCTAAAAGCGAAATTCATTGCTAAAGACGGGACCATAAAAACAGGTTTGATGTCGGCCCGTATCGTTGAAATTTCTGGGGAAAAACTCATTCTTTCCATCACTCGGGATTTGACTGAACTCAAACAGGCTGAGGAGATTCTGGCACTGATGGGGTTTGCCATGGATCACATCAGTGAAGCTGTTTATCTGGTCGATAAAACCGGGAGACTCAAATACGTCAACGATGAGTCATGCCGAGCTCTGGGGTATGCCAGAGAAGAGCTGATTGGTATGAGTGCACCGAAAATCAAACCTGAGTTTCCTGAGGAACAATGGTCCGGGCACTGGCAGGAATTGGAAGAAAAAAGATCTTTTAAATTCAGGACGCTTCATCGCCGCAAGAACGGAAAAACCTTCCCTGTGGAAATCACAGCAAATTATTTCGAATATGACAACATTGGCTATAACCTGGCGCTTGCGAGAGACATTACAGAGATCGTTCGCATTGAAAGGGAGCGTACCAAGCTGGAGGAGCAAATGGTGCAAACCCAAAAGCTCGAAAGTCTTGGAGTCCTTGCCGGAGGAATTGCGCACGACTTCAATAATCTCCTTGCCGCAATAATGGGTCATGCCGAGTTGACCAAGAGGCGCTTACCTCCTGAGTCAGCTGCTATTGAAAATTTGCAACAGATTGAGCAAGCCGCAGAGAGAGCCGCAGATTTGGCAAAACAAATGCTGGCTTATTCAGGTAAAGGAAAGTTTGTCATTGAAGCTCTCAACGTGAACAGTTTGCTTGAAGAAATGCTTCATATGCTCCAGGTGTCTATCTCCAAGAATGTTGTTCTGCGACTTAATCCTTACCCCTCCTTACCGACAATAAATGCAGATGCAACGCAGATTCGTCAGATTGTTATGAATCTGGTCATCAATGCTTCAGAAGCTATTGGGGGAAAAAGCGGCATTATTTCGATTTCGACCGGTTGTATGGATTGTGACGAACAATATTTGAAAAATGTCTGGTTGGAGGAAAATCTGTCCAACGGGCTTTATGTTTATCTGGAGGTTGCTGATACCGGCTGTGGAATGAGCAAAACGACTCTTTCAAAACTGTTTGATCCATTTTTCACTACAAAGTTTACTGGGCGGGGGCTCGGCATGTCAGCCGTTCTGGGAATTGTTCGTGGCCATAAAGGTGCACTTAAAGTCTACAGTGAACTTGGTAAAGGAACGACATTTAAAGTTTTACTTCCGGCGGACAATAAACCTGTCCATATTTTTAATGGTGATTCACTTGTCGATCCCTGGGTTGGTTCAGGAAAAGTCCTGTTGGTTGATGATGAGGAAACTGTGCGAGGAATTGGTGTAGAAATGCTAAAAGAGCTCGGATTCAATCCACTGACGGCCAATGACGGAAAGGATGCGCTTGAAGTTTTCAAGAAGAATGCAGAGATTTCACTTGTTATCCTTGACTTAACCATGCCCCGAATGGGGGGAGAAGAGTGCTTTAGAGAGCTTAAGCGCCTCAAGCCTGATATCAGAGTTATTGTCTCCAGCGGTTACAATGAATACGAGGTTTCACAGAAGTTTATCGGTAAGGGCATTTCAGGTTTTGTGCAGAAGCCATATAAATTTTCTGTTCTTCAGGAAGCTATAAAGAAGCTGTCTTCGTGA
- a CDS encoding YceI family protein, producing the protein MRSLILTLIVGMFFSSSSFAATTHWNIDPDHSVAGFKIKHMMISDVSGSFNDVQGTVIINEDDMTLSTAAVTITAASIDTGIQKRDNHLKSADFFDVTNYPALIFTSKQVKDVSGDGFTLVGDLTIHGVTKEVELSVTELTAEIKDPWGNIRKAAKATTKINRKDFGLTWNAALEAGGVLVGDEVRIELDVQFIKQAS; encoded by the coding sequence ATGAGATCTCTCATTCTCACCCTTATCGTTGGCATGTTTTTCAGTTCTTCGAGTTTTGCGGCAACGACCCATTGGAATATTGACCCTGATCATTCTGTGGCCGGTTTCAAAATCAAGCACATGATGATATCGGATGTCAGCGGCAGTTTTAATGATGTTCAGGGAACAGTGATCATCAATGAAGATGATATGACTCTCTCAACTGCTGCTGTGACAATCACTGCAGCCAGTATTGATACCGGTATCCAGAAACGGGACAATCATCTGAAAAGCGCAGATTTCTTTGATGTCACCAACTACCCTGCTTTGATCTTCACTTCCAAGCAGGTTAAAGATGTCTCCGGTGACGGGTTTACTCTGGTTGGTGATCTGACAATCCATGGGGTTACAAAAGAGGTTGAATTGTCGGTAACGGAACTGACTGCTGAGATCAAAGATCCTTGGGGAAACATTCGTAAAGCCGCCAAAGCAACTACAAAAATTAACCGCAAAGACTTTGGACTGACCTGGAACGCAGCTTTGGAAGCAGGCGGTGTTCTGGTTGGGGATGAAGTCAGGATTGAGCTTGATGTCCAATTTATTAAACAGGCGAGTTAA
- a CDS encoding choice-of-anchor I family protein: MQKKKMFLLPTLILSGCLILLSGCADDGDDGADGLDGAGQVITLSHLASTASQAFDESAAEIVTFDASNQNILTVNANSGQVDVFDAATLAALDGADPVQNIDLAAMLVADDKVADTTVVGAANSIAVYDDLAAIAVESTPKTDNGWVVFVNTETLDYVNAVEVGALPDMLIFTDDGAKVIVANEGEPNEGYTIDPEGSISIINTFDYSITTVGFTDFNAAESRNAELPTAKMILDGYNATVAQSLEPEYIALGSDNTKAYVVLQENNAVAVIDLVNSQVDKIIGLGFKDHSIPGNELDPSQKDGVNIGNWPVMGIYMPDSIASFNHNGKDYLITANEGDSREDWLNPIVDQAGCETAGYFFSPEDEICVDEFSAKDYYDSDNVTLDSGLETNGGFGEDDELRRLKFSYFTTQLMNGGADFEKLYAYGARSFSIWDAETGIQVFDSGSDFERITAQIYGEDFNNDNAENTGDDRSDNKGPEPEGVTVGIINGHTYAFIALERMGGIMVYDVSNPYAPTYVQYINNRDVSIDISEGYTAAVGDLGPEGLSFVAAEDSPNDHPLLIVGNEVSGTTTVYQIDVTLLQE, from the coding sequence ATGCAGAAAAAAAAGATGTTCCTGCTACCAACTCTAATCCTGAGCGGCTGTCTGATCTTGCTGTCAGGCTGCGCTGATGATGGAGATGACGGCGCAGATGGGCTGGATGGAGCCGGGCAAGTCATCACTCTGAGTCATCTCGCGAGTACGGCTTCACAGGCATTTGACGAGAGCGCTGCTGAGATTGTGACTTTTGACGCAAGCAACCAGAACATTCTGACGGTCAATGCAAATTCAGGACAGGTTGATGTCTTTGACGCCGCGACTCTGGCTGCTCTTGACGGAGCGGATCCGGTTCAAAATATTGATCTCGCAGCCATGCTGGTGGCTGATGATAAGGTTGCAGATACCACAGTAGTGGGTGCCGCCAATAGTATTGCCGTCTACGACGACCTGGCTGCTATCGCTGTTGAGTCCACCCCCAAAACCGATAATGGCTGGGTGGTGTTTGTTAACACTGAGACTTTGGATTACGTGAATGCCGTTGAAGTCGGAGCCCTGCCGGATATGCTCATTTTTACCGATGATGGCGCCAAGGTTATTGTCGCCAACGAAGGAGAACCGAACGAAGGATACACTATCGATCCCGAAGGTAGCATCAGCATCATCAATACCTTTGATTACAGCATCACCACAGTCGGCTTCACAGATTTTAACGCCGCCGAATCACGCAACGCGGAATTGCCCACGGCCAAAATGATCCTTGATGGCTATAACGCTACGGTCGCCCAGAGCCTCGAACCTGAATATATCGCCTTGGGTTCTGATAACACCAAAGCCTATGTCGTCTTACAGGAAAACAACGCCGTGGCTGTCATTGATCTCGTCAATAGTCAAGTCGACAAAATCATCGGCCTGGGATTCAAAGACCATTCGATTCCCGGCAACGAACTGGATCCCAGCCAGAAAGATGGTGTCAATATCGGTAACTGGCCAGTCATGGGTATCTATATGCCGGATTCCATCGCCAGCTTCAACCACAACGGCAAGGACTATCTGATTACCGCCAACGAGGGTGATTCGCGAGAAGATTGGCTCAATCCGATTGTCGACCAAGCCGGTTGCGAGACCGCCGGATATTTCTTTTCTCCTGAAGATGAAATTTGTGTCGATGAATTTTCGGCAAAAGATTATTACGATTCTGACAATGTAACACTCGATAGCGGACTCGAAACCAACGGTGGTTTTGGCGAAGATGATGAGTTACGCCGCCTGAAGTTTTCCTATTTTACGACCCAATTGATGAATGGCGGCGCAGATTTCGAAAAGCTCTATGCTTACGGAGCCCGTTCCTTCTCAATCTGGGATGCAGAAACCGGCATTCAGGTCTTTGATTCCGGTAGCGATTTCGAGCGCATCACGGCACAGATTTATGGTGAAGACTTTAACAACGATAATGCCGAAAATACCGGTGACGACCGCAGTGACAACAAGGGGCCGGAACCGGAAGGAGTGACCGTAGGGATAATCAATGGCCATACTTACGCCTTTATCGCCCTTGAGCGAATGGGGGGAATTATGGTTTATGATGTCTCCAACCCGTACGCGCCGACTTATGTCCAATATATTAATAACCGTGATGTCAGCATCGACATATCTGAAGGCTACACCGCTGCCGTCGGTGATCTGGGACCGGAAGGACTGTCCTTTGTAGCTGCAGAAGACAGCCCGAACGATCATCCGCTGCTCATCGTCGGCAATGAAGTCAGCGGCACAACAACTGTCTATCAGATTGACGTGACGTTATTGCAGGAATAA
- a CDS encoding PilZ domain-containing protein, with the protein MAKTENNLKVRVDMSRNRIYCTISGNISKTDLEKFFTDVRFGVADLKPGFSMVTDLTHCRIFHLAAVPTFRKIMHYIANQGLQEVIRVINPKNLVFKQILNLTSQIQSYSPMYVNTLEEAEDKLDAAVKRAGLRFQIINKSIEFKTDSISSEGQLVDISIGGCAIRTDETEISPGQMIQTQLSLANKKSETVDFDLDGNVCRLIDGGFAVAFSEIESSKRELLQECLVQETRLTTRS; encoded by the coding sequence ATGGCCAAAACCGAAAATAATTTAAAAGTTCGCGTCGATATGTCACGCAACCGCATCTACTGCACCATCTCAGGGAATATTTCCAAAACTGATCTGGAAAAGTTTTTTACCGATGTGCGTTTTGGCGTCGCAGATTTGAAACCCGGGTTCAGCATGGTCACCGACCTCACCCATTGCCGAATTTTCCACCTGGCTGCAGTCCCGACTTTTCGCAAAATTATGCACTACATTGCCAACCAGGGCCTTCAGGAAGTCATTCGTGTCATTAATCCCAAAAATCTGGTTTTTAAACAGATTTTAAATCTGACGTCTCAGATTCAGAGTTACAGCCCCATGTATGTCAACACTCTTGAAGAGGCTGAAGACAAACTGGACGCAGCCGTAAAAAGAGCCGGCCTTCGCTTCCAAATTATCAACAAAAGTATTGAGTTCAAAACCGATTCAATCTCATCAGAAGGTCAACTGGTCGATATTTCTATTGGTGGCTGTGCGATCAGGACAGACGAGACAGAAATTTCACCGGGGCAGATGATTCAAACCCAACTCTCTCTTGCAAATAAAAAATCGGAAACCGTGGATTTTGATCTGGATGGGAACGTCTGCCGCTTGATCGACGGGGGATTTGCTGTTGCATTCAGCGAAATTGAAAGTTCCAAAAGAGAATTGTTACAAGAGTGCCTGGTGCAGGAAACGCGACTCACGACCCGATCCTGA